From Paracoccus suum, the proteins below share one genomic window:
- a CDS encoding AAA family ATPase produces MSLPIISPDQRHAEPRGVRLCICGKSGVGKTSLLRTLKAPTMLFMDLEAGDFVPQGGDR; encoded by the coding sequence GTGAGCCTTCCCATCATCAGCCCCGACCAGCGGCACGCGGAGCCCCGCGGCGTCAGGCTCTGCATCTGCGGCAAGTCGGGCGTCGGAAAGACCTCGCTGCTCCGGACGCTGAAGGCGCCCACGATGCTGTTCATGGATCTCGAGGCGGGCGATTTCGTCCCGCAGGGGGGCGATCGATGA